One Aureibacillus halotolerans genomic region harbors:
- a CDS encoding MurR/RpiR family transcriptional regulator: MTLEAEHQHTLLSIRSHMQAFTKTEVKVAKYIVDYAETIIYCSVTELAEKADVGETTVLRFCRKLGYSGFQDFKLSLAQDLVNPSSQLHDDVTMTDDVYTMTQKLIAGHNHNLQETGQLLAIDAVEAAITVLHQARKIVFFGVGASGLTALDGSHRFQRIGKECDAQQDTHFQAMAAARLGTEDVAVGLSTSGSTKDTVRHLEMAREAGAKSICITSNAKSPITKQADIELFMTAKESPLQGSSLSGKIAQLAVLDLLAVGVSMRMEDVAVTSRSKMAKAVSEKLY, from the coding sequence TTGACACTTGAAGCAGAGCACCAGCATACGTTGTTATCCATTCGCAGCCATATGCAGGCTTTTACAAAAACCGAAGTAAAGGTAGCCAAATACATTGTTGATTATGCGGAAACGATCATCTATTGCTCGGTGACTGAATTGGCTGAAAAAGCAGATGTTGGAGAAACGACCGTTCTCCGCTTTTGTAGGAAGCTAGGATATAGTGGATTTCAGGATTTTAAACTTTCGCTCGCTCAAGATCTCGTCAATCCCTCAAGTCAGCTCCATGATGATGTGACGATGACAGATGATGTGTACACGATGACACAAAAGCTCATTGCAGGGCATAACCACAACCTTCAGGAAACGGGACAGCTGCTTGCCATAGACGCAGTTGAAGCGGCCATTACCGTGCTTCATCAGGCGCGAAAAATTGTGTTTTTTGGGGTTGGTGCCTCGGGATTGACGGCATTGGATGGCAGTCACCGTTTTCAGCGAATTGGAAAGGAATGCGATGCACAGCAGGACACCCATTTTCAAGCGATGGCAGCTGCCCGCTTAGGTACTGAAGACGTGGCAGTAGGGCTGTCAACATCAGGGAGCACGAAGGATACGGTTCGGCATTTAGAAATGGCTCGTGAAGCAGGGGCGAAATCAATTTGTATAACGAGCAATGCCAAATCACCGATTACAAAACAAGCGGATATAGAATTGTTTATGACCGCTAAGGAAAGTCCGTTGCAAGGTAGTTCACTTTCTGGAAAAATTGCACAGCTTGCGGTGCTTGACTTGCTTGCTGTTGGTGTTTCCATGCGAATGGAAGATGTGGCTGTAACGTCCCGAAGCAAAATGGCTAAAGCGGTTTCAGAGAAACTGTACTAA